DNA sequence from the Tepidibacillus fermentans genome:
GTCGGACATCTAGGGTTGGAACGACCCGAAGTCACGCTCAGGGAGATGAAAGGTTGCTTTCGTCGTGGAGCTGAGAAGCTCCCACTTCAAGCGATAGTTAAGTGGTGAGTGGTTCACTTTGATCAGTTAAAACTACCCCTGTTATTGGATAGCCATCGCCATCAAGGGATATTCCTTCTTTTGGTAAATCCACTTCGAAGGGATAACCCTTCTTTTGATTGGTAATCGGACAAACAGCTATAAATCCTGTTGCTTGATTGAATTCTTTAGGCGATAAAACAATAGCATTCCTTCTCCCAGCCTGCTCATGACCAGCTTGTGGATTGAAGTTTAAAACAACGAGATCGCCTCTCTCTGGTACGTCTGCTGGCATTAAATCAATTCACGCCCTTCTATCCCAAAATCAATTTCCTCGTGTCGATTTTCAGGTGTAATCTGTGATATTAGTTCTTCCAATGTGTATTTCTTCCGTGTTCTTTTTGGCTTTAATGTGATGATACCTTCATTTCCAATCACGTTTAATTCCATTCACAATAGAATATTAGTAATGTCTGTTTAACATTCTCATTTTACTATTTCACTCAAACCCTGTCTTTTATTATGTTTCTTCACTAGGTTGCAAAGAAATAAATAAAACGCTATGATATCATAAGGCAACATATTGTAAACATTAAAAGGTGGTTATTATGGCGAGTTCAAAAATTGACCAGATATCCTTAAGAGATATGATTGAGACACTTTTAAGAAACAAAAAGTTCATCTTATCTTCGATTCTCATCTTTGTTATTTTAGCAGCTGCATATAGTTTCCTTTTCACAAAACCGATCGTCAATGTAACAACAGAGGCTACAGTGAAGCAAGTAGAAGGAGCAGAGAGCAATTTTACGATTGAACCTTTACTCAATGCAGTCATCGTTCCTACATATAATTCATCAGCAAACATTCAGTTTCCTGATGTGGTGACAAGACCTGATTCTAAGTATCCTGTTGTAAAAATCGATACCTTACTGACTGAGTATACGAATGAGTTAACAAATAATACAAAACTAGTCGAGGAAGTAAGAAAGATATCTCCAAGATTTAAACAAGTCACGGGTTCTTCATTAAAATCGATGATCGCATTTGACATGGTTCCTGATTCAGATATTTTAACGATTAAAGTTACGGCAAGTACAAAAGAAGAAGCAGTAAAGTTTGCAGAAATCGTAAACCAAGATTTTCAAAGCTTTGTTGAAAAACAAAACTTTGAGATGATTCATAATAAATTATCTTCCATTAAACATCAATTAGAATTTAATATTGGTCTGTTAGAAACGAAAATCGATCGACTGCAAAAGGAAATGGCTACTGTAGATAAAACGATTGCTTACCAATCTTCGAAAGTGGAACCGAATCCCGCTTACATTATGTATGTTCAAAATCTATCTAGTAATAAAATTGCATTAAATAATGCAAAGTCCCAATATGAAGAAATACAAAAGGTGGAGAAAAGATTACCGCAAATTGCGAAAGAAACAGGTTTGACGGTATCGATGGAACAACCGGTTATTGAAACGAGTTCTTCATTATTGAAAATCTTGGTTAAAAACGTGGTTTTAGCTGGAATGGTCGGATTCGTCATTGCTGGTTTTGTTGCATTTTTAAGAGAATATTGGAAGAGAACAATGTAGAACCAATTCAACATAACAAAAAGAGGATGGCATGATGTCATCCTTCTAAATTATTAGAGAGTGGTTTTAGATGGAGAAGATACTGCAACTGAAAGTTTGGTCGATTTCAAAAATACTTCTGTTTTTTATTTTAGGTGCTGCCGTTTTAGGTCCTGCTTTTTTTAATGTGAATATTGGCCCAATCTCTTTATCTTTATTTAGAATAACGTTATATGCCTTATGGGTCATCTTCGTTCTATTATTGTTAAAAAATGATGGGGAGATATCCATTACTAATTTAAAAGTAAGACTCCTTGTCTGGTTTCTCATTTTTTGGTTTGTTTATTCCATCATATCTTTGCTTTGGGCAGATTCAACCATTGATGCCGTAAAACATATTAACCATTTATTTGTCGGCTTTTCACTCATTATCTTTGTTGTTTTCTTTTTTATTGAGAAACGGGACTATATCCATTTTTATCGTTTATGGATATTCATATTAACGGTATTAATTTTAGTGGGGTTATGGAATGTATTAACCGGACAGCAATTAAGCGTCTCGACACTTGCGGGTTTAACCAATGAACAGCGTTTTACGCCAACTGCTATCTTTCATAACCAAAATGATTTTGCAACCTATTTAGCGTTAAGTCTACCGTTTACATTGACCTTAATTCGCTATGGACGAAATCTATTGGTTTCTCTATTTGGTATTATCTTATCTTTACTCAATTTATCTTTAGTCTTCCTAACCTATTCTCGTTCGAATTATCTTGCGATCGCAATGGGAGTCGCATTTTGGTTCTTTTTCTTTATGAAAAGGAGAGAAAAACTATTTTTAATTGTTCTTACGCTATCTGGAACTATGGTACTATATTTTCTATTTCCTGAGCCTTTCCATTCTGCTTTAGATACATTAAAGGTTCAAATTGATAGCCTATTTGTCCATGATCAAGGAAAGGAATCGGTGAATGTAAGAACAAATCTCATAAAGAATTCTCTACTCTTTTTATATGATCATTATGGTTTTGGCGTTGGTGCAGGAAACGCGGAATACCACATGGCACATTTTCGAGTCTATGACACGGCTAAAATCGTCAATGTTCATAACTGGTGGTTTGAGCTTTTGGTCAATTATGGAATCCTTATTTTCTCGGGATATGTCCTGTTCTATTTATCGCTAATCATCCTATTAAAAAAACAATATCATACCCTGACTGATCGAAACGAGAAGATGATCGCAGAATCATTAATCATCGGATTAGTTATATTTTTCCTAGCAAGTACGAGTTCAAGCACAATCATTGCCTTTGGACCACAATGGCTTTTCTTTGCCTTTACGGTTGGCTATTTAAATTATTTATATCTCAAGCAGGAAAGGAATGCCCTAGCTGAATGAAGATTTTAGTAATTTCGCATATGTACCCTTCTAACTTTAATATGACTTCTGGGATTTTCGTGCATGAACAAGTCAAAACTTTGGTTCGTCAAGGTCATGAAGTTAAGGTAATTTCACCCATTCCTTGGGCTCCTTTTCCTTTCAATCAATTAAGTAAAAAGTGGAATCAATATTCGAAGATACCAAGAAAAAGTCAGATCGATGGGATTGAGGTTTTTTATACGCGATATTTAAATTTGCCTCATTCCTATTTATTCGAATACTACGGCGATTTTTTTTATCTAGGGATGAAAAATGTCATTGCCAAGCTCTATCAAACGTTCCCTTTTGAACTCATTCACGCTCATGTCGCTTTGCCTGATGGGGTTGCGGCAATTAAACTGAAAGAAAAATTTCATGTTCCTTTCGTGGTTACCATTCATGGCCAAGACTTACAACATACCATTTATCGGAATAAGAAGTGTAAAGCGAAAATAACTGAAACTTTTCAAAAAGCAGATAAAATCATCCTCGTAAGCTCAAAATTAAAACGGATTGCGGATCAAGAGATTGGCTACTCTAGTAAATCGGTTGTGATCCACAATGGAATGAACCTAGAGAAGATCAGTTCAACTCACAGTAAAAAAATACCGTCAAATGAACGAATGATCTTAAGTGTATCCAACCTCTATCCGAGTAAAGGGATCGATTTGAATTTATATGCCGTCAGTAAACTGAAAAACAAATATCCCAATTTAAAATATTATATTGTGGGCGACGGACCGGAAAGAGATCGCTTGAGAAAATTAGCTGAAGATCTTCAGATTAAGGAACATGTGAAATTTCTCGGCCGATTGCCTCACGAAAAAGCATTAGAATATATGCAAGCGTGTGAGATTTTTTCCCTGCCAAGCTGGAAAGAAGGCTTTGGTATTGCTTATATCGAAGCTATGGCTTTTGGCAAACCGGTGATTGGAGTCGTTGGAGAAGGAATTGAAGATGTCATTCAACAGGGAGTAACGGGGGTATTAGTAAAACCAAAAGATGTAGAAAGTTTAGTTAAGGCATTAGATGATTTGCTTTCAGATCCAACAAAAGGAGAAGAAATGGGTCAAAATGCAAGAAAAATGGTTTATGATCAACTGACTTGGAAAGAAAATGTTCAACAAACCATCGATCTCTATAAGGCGGTGCTTCATCATGGCGAAAACTAGAATCTGTCATCTCTCCTCTGTACACCATTATCTAGATACCCGGATTTTTATGAAGGAATGTCGTTCATTGGCTTCTGCCGATTATGAGACTCATTTTGTCGTACCGGAAGCAGATGAAAAGATCATCAATGGCGTTCATCTTCATCACGTGCAAAAAAGTAAGGGTGGACGGTTGGCTCGGATGACCAAAACGGTTTGGAACGTTTATCAAAAGGCTCGTTCACTTGATGCGAAGCTCTACCATTTTCATGATCCAGAGCTGATTCCGATTGGCCTTCTTCTGAAACTGCAAGGGAAAAAAGTGATCTATGATGTACATGAGGATGTTCCCAGACAGATATTAAGTAAATACTGGATTAAGAAACCACTAAGAAAACTCATATCCTGGGTATTTGAAAAATTTGAAAATTTCTCAGCTAAGCGATTTGATGCTGTTGTTACTGCGACTCCCTACATTAACGAACGCTTTAAAAAATTAGGCTGTAACACGGTGAATGTAAGCAATTATCCCATCCTTGAAGAATTTCTGGACAATGCCATCGACTGGTCTACAAAGGAAAATGCGGTATGTTATGTTGGTGGAATTACTGGCGTAAGAGGATTGTTTGAAATGGTTGATGCCATGACACAAACCAATAGTCGTTTATACCTTGCGGGTAAGTTTTTCACTGAAGATGAACACCAAAGGGCGAAAAAGATGGATGGATGGAAGAATGTGATCGAATTAGGACAAATTGACCGAAAAGAAGTAGCTCAGACTTTAGCGAAATCGAAAGCGGGTTTAGTTGTCCTTCATCCCATTGAGAATTTCATTGATTCTCTTCCGATTAAAATGTTTGAATATATGGCTGCAGGAATTCCTGTCATTGCATCCAACTTTCCGTTATGGGAAGAAATTGTCTTAAAGCATCATTGCGGAATATGTGTAAATCCGATGAATCCAAATGAAATTGCCAATGCCATCAATTGGCTATTGGAACATCCAGAAGAAGCAGAAGGTATGGGGAGAAAAGGGAGAGACGCTGCAATTCATGAATATAATTGGAATTCTGAAAGAGATAAGTTAATTCGTGTATATGAAGAGATACTGAATAGATTGTTAATTGCAAAATAAAAGTACAGAGTTCTGCAGCAAATTTTTGTAGAGGATAAAAAAACGTTTGAAAAACCGGGCAAAGCCCGGTCCTTTTTATTTGGTAGGTTTAATATCACTTAGTCGATATTCGACACCATGTATTCCTTTATAATATTCAGGATACATTTCTTCCCCTGTCAGTGATAATGTAAAAGTTGACCACTTTAGTGGTTTGTGATCACTAAAAAATTGACCACCTCTAGCAAATTTTCCTGTATCTTTAGATTGACGAGATCTTAAATACGGGAGGAAAGGATATGCTAGAGATGGCTAATATTGAGTTTATCAGAAAATAATACTTTGTAAAAGGGAAGTCAATACGTCAAATATCACGAAAAACTGGTTACGCTCGTCAAACGATTAGAAAAGCGTTAAATTCAACAGAAATTCCACGGTACCAAACGGAAAAGCCTAAACCAAAACCTGTCGTTGATTCTGTAAAGGACATTATTATCTCTTGGCTTAAGGATGATGAAAAGGCTCTTCCTAAGCAAAAACACTCAGCCCGCAGAATCTATCAACGATTAGTTGATGAATATGATTTCTCTGGAGGCGAATCAACGATTCGCAGGTATGTATGTGAATTAAAGAAGCACTTATCCATATCAAATGGCTATATTCCATACAGCCAAAAAGGATCTGAACAATTATTACTATTCTTTTCACAAAGATATGAACGTGGAAGCATGATTATTACAAGTAACCGTGAATTTTCTTTGTGGACCCAGGTTTTTGGAGATGAGCAAATGACAGCTGCCCTCATTGATCGCTTAACTCATAGGGCATATATTTTCCCAATGAATGGAAATAGCTACCGCTTTAAACAAAGTTTGCAAGAAGAACATTAAAAATTGACCACTGATCAGTGGTTTTTATTTAAACGGGGTGGTAAACTTTTTGATTGACATTAACATCCCCACAGTTTTCACTAGTAAACATAGGTGGAACCGAAAGGTCTCCATCATCCATTGCATCAAAATCTTGTACCCACACTTAATGGAATTTCTTATTTTTCATAATATCAAATTTTTACATTAGGTAGAAGGGTTATCCCAGAGACAAATGAACCCCCAACTACATTGAATCGGCAGAAAATCTATAAAGGTATCAAGGATTATTCGGATGAGACGAAACGTGTATTACCGATCATTGATCAATGGCTCGAAGATGATCTTATACGTTGGGAAAAACAAAAACATACAGCTGCAAGAATTAATCGAAGATTAGTAGATGAGTATGATTTCAAAGGATCTGAGTCAAATATTCGCGCAGTTTGTGAAAGCAAATCTTCACAAAAAGTAGGATGCTTTCTTATCTTTTGAAAAAATCCCTTATCGTAATTATGAACCATAGCTCCTCTTATGACACTATGGTTTTTAATTTTATTCCGGCTATATTGGGGATTTAACTATTGGATTTAACACCGTCTTAGGAAAATTGCTTTTGTATTGTTATTTTAAGAAATTATTTGTATGGAAAACATTTTACTTTTAAAAACAAAAGAGACAGTATGATTAGAGTAGCTATAATATATATAAATAGTGTTGGATCATACCAACCTACATTTATACCTACTAATAAGTATGAAAATATCGTAGCTAACAAAGGAATGGCGAATATATTCTTTTTTGCTAGATTATGTAAGATACCCAGTAATGTGCCATAGAAAAAAACATTTAGATACGCCCCAATAAAACCAAAATCAGCATAACTAGCTCCTATGAAGGTTGGAGCTAAGGAAACTGACCTATTAATTAACTTTCCGCCTACATATACCATTTGTCTGCCATTTAAGAAAGAACCGATTTGATAATTTGCATATTCGAAATTTGTTCCAGGGATTATTCCAAATAAAGTATCAAAAAGTAATTTGCCATGAAAATAACCTAAAGGACCAGATTTTTCTATAATCTCTTGTAGATTGTATAAGGGGCCTATACTATCAGTATAAAACAAACCAAGGCCTAATAATGCAGAAGTTTTCATCCCATAAATCCCACTTTTTGTAAGTATTCCAACAGTAAAAGCAATAACTAGTACACCTATCGTAAAAAAAATTGATATTTTAAATATATTTTTTTTATTAATATATGTTTCAGTGATGAAAAAAGCAATTAGAAGTTTAATAGGGAGATTTCTAGCTCCTAATAATGATAATAGAATTAAAGAGAACAATAACAACACTAAAATTATTTTCTTTTTTCTAGGATAAACTACATTTAAAATAGGTATCAAAATAATCTGTAAGGAAGCAAGATAAACAAGTTTTGGTGAAAGAAACCATCTAGAGGATACATTAATTAATGGTATATCGTGTAATATAAATAACTGGATAAAGACAGCTAAAACAGAAATAAGATAAACAATGATTATCAATTTACTAATCTTATTAGTAAATTTATGATAATCAGGTAAATTTTTAAAATTAAATCTAGATCCAATAATAAAAGATAAAACTAACAGAATTAGACTAGATATATATATAAATAATGTTATTACATTTGGTTTAAAATAAAGAATATTAATATTAAATTTAGATATAACATCGTATGTAATATCTGGCAACCTACTAAAAGGAATGAAAATATAAAGTAAAGCAAACCAAAAAAATAAAACAATGGGGTTAACTAATAGATCCATTTTTTTAATTCTTAAAAGAATAAATAAAAAAGAGAATAACATGAATAATAATAATAATTCCGTACTATATTGGGTTAAAGCTATTGACACTAATATTATAAGTACCAAAAAAAATATATTATATTTGATATCATTTAAAAGATTCACCAAGAATGCCTCCATTAGTCTGGATTTTAATCAATATTTTGAACACAAAATAGTTAAGTTTCTTTTTCTGTTGACCATCCTTCGATGAACTGAAATAAGGCTAGTTTGGCAGAATGATAGTCTGGATATTGCACATGATTGACTTTTTCTTTCTTCAAAATCGCAAGGAAATACTCTATACAGGCATTGTCATAAGGACAGCCTTTGCGGATGAATAATTGTGTGATGCCTTGAGATTTTACGTATTGTTCAAACTCATCATTTGTATATTGTGTACCTAAATCCGTATGAAGACAATTGTTTTTTTAAAATCATCATTATATTTCTTGCGTTTCATCACGGACACATCCTCTCCCAATTTTTATTGTAAGGGACTTAGCTAAGTTGTGTCCATGAAACTATACTAACACCAAACAAGTACAACATTGGATAGCTACTTTGCCTAATTATATCAAGGCTTGTTTACCTAATTTAGGGTGCGAAAGTTGAGTAAGACTTTACTGTATTATTTAATTTGTTAACTAATTAAATAATATATTTTATATATTTAATAATACATTGAATTCACCTTTTTAAAAATAAGAATCTTTTAATTCTCACTCATCTTATTTTTTAATATCTCTGATATTCTCGCTTTCTCTTCCTCTGAGATAAATACATAAGAAATACCATCAATCGAACCAGTCGTAGCTTTGTATTTTAATTGTTCGACGTTTTTACTAGAATAACTATTTAAATCAAAAGCAATGCTATAAATAGTGGATTTATCCATATCCGTACGTACATCATCACCTAGAACATCAAGGAGACTATTAATTTTCAATGGAGACCGTATATTTTTACTTTGATCTAAAAATGCTTTAAGCACTTCTTGTTGTCTATCGTTTCTACCAAAATCACCCTTATTATCATGTCTAAACCTTGAAAAATAAAGTGCTTGTGTACCATTTAATAATTGATTGTCACCATAAGGTAAATGTACTTCAGGAAATTGGTTATTTATCTTCTCTGCAGTTGGTTGATCTACGTTTAACCGAAGTCCACCGGTTTCATCTACTGCTTTCACAAAACCATTAAAGTTGAATAAAACATAATGATCTATAGGGATGCCAGTAAAGTTTTCAACTGTGGCAATTGTAGTACCTACTCCAAAACCGTATGCACTATTTATCTTACTTTTACGGTTCTTACCGGCAATCTCCACATATGTGTCTCGTGGGATTGAAACCATTGTTATTTTTTTTGTTTTATCATTCATAACGATTAACATTATAACATCAGTTCTACCCTTATCATTAGTATTTGGTCGCTTATCCAAACCGAGTACCAAAAAAGTTTTTACATAGTCCGGTTTGATAGCTGTATCAACCTCAGAATGGACCCGATTAATTGGGTTATATATTTTGTTCATAGCATTATTAATTCTAAAATATGTATATCCTATTGTCCCTAAAAGTAAGACAATAATTGTTAATAATGACCATTTGATCCATTTACTATTCTTCTTTTTTTTCTTTCTATTCCTCATGACCATTTACTCCTCTATAATAACCTTTTATAGACACCCCTTTAATAAACAAAAAAGTAATAAACAAAAAAGCAATTACATTCAAGGAAAATATTGTTTATTGTATAAAAATTAACTATAATTATACAATATTTTTTAATATGCCCCTTTACCTAAAATCACATAGGGAATTGTTTTCAATAAGATTATCAAGTCTAATTTAAGTGATTGATTCTTAACATAGTTAATATCGTGAGTAAGAAGCTGATCAAAGGTTACATCAGTTCTTCCACTAATTTGGGCTAGACCCGTAATACCCGGTTTCACATTCAGTCTAACAAGTTGTTCCTTTGTACAATGTTCTATCTCACTTTGAATTAATGGTCGAGGACCAACTAGACTCATATCACCTTTTAAAACATTGATTAGCTGAGGAAGCTCATCTAAACTCAGTTTTCTAATGATAGATCCTATCTTTGTTACTCTTGGATCGTTTTTCATTTTCACATATACTTCTTTTCTTTCTTGAAATTCCTTGAGTGTTGGCAAGATTTCCTCTGCATTAACTAACATACTTCGAAATTTAATAATTTTAAATGTATTTCCAAATTGTCCTACACGTTCTTGCAGAAAAAAAACGGGCCCTTTTGATTCTAATCGGATTAAGACTGCCACAATTAAAAATATTGGTAAAAATAATAAAATGAGTAAAAGAGATACGATAATATCAAAAGTACGTTTAACATAAATGTAAAAGGAGTAATTTGTATTTATTTGTGAAACGGTAGTAGCTCGAGTTTCATAGCTAACCTTACTCAAAATATTCCCCTCTTTTTATATTATATTAATTCATATTGTTTTAATATCTGAATATAGTCTAATTGATTTTTTTTATCTTTTTTAAAATCTTTTTTTCTTTTTACAAATTTAATTTTACCAAAATCTTCTTCTGATTTTAATTCTATCATTTTACCACTATTTATAAGGTATTGGTCAACGGCCCCCATTATTCCACCTTTATAAATTGTAAATACTGGAATTTGCAGAGCAGCAGCTTCACGATTCATAGTTCCTCCAGCACTAATTACAATATCAGAACAGTTGATCAAATTATATCCATCAAGAACCTCATTTGGAATAATTACATTCGGTAATTTTAGAGAATTAAAAAATTCTATTTGATCTTTAGTTCTTGGAACAACAATTATATAACAATTTTCATTAGAGGAAAGATATTTTAATAATTTAATGGAAATATCGTAGTTGTTTTGTTGATAATGTGCCTGAGTTGCAGGTGGTCTATACGTTATAACTACCTTAGAAGGATCTAATCCTAATTTTTTCACTAAATATCCTTCTTGATAATTATATTCATGGATATAAAAATCTTCTTTTAACCCATTGAAATCGATAATTTTTTCCTTTTTTGCTCCATATTTTTTAATTCGTTCAAAAGGTATAACAGATGGCTTTAAAATTTTTGTTGCTAATCTAAAATTTATATTATGTGCAAAAACATACTCATAATCAAAAGATGTTACATGTGGAATTCCTCTTAAAAATGCAACAAAGGCTAAATCATTTGATCCCATACTTAATGCTAAATCAAATGACTTACCTTTTGAAAATCTATATAGTTGTAACGTTCTTTTAAATAAGCCCAGTACCTTTTTAAATTTGTTTTTTCCCATATGATTTCCTAGATGAATATAATCTATTTGGTATTCATCTAATAACGGGAGAGTTTGTGCATAATCTCGAGCTGTTACGGTTACATTATGACCTTGATCGATTAGGGCTTTAATGATACCTTTAAAAAATAGAACATGTGGTGAATTTGTAAGATCTATCCATATATTTTTGCTCATTACTAGCCTCCATTAAATACTATTTAAAACAGAAATAATTGTACCAATATCTTCATCTTTCAATGCTGGATGAACAGGTAAAGAAAGTACTTGCTCAGCCATCTTCTCAGATATTGGTAAGCTTAGACCAGCGTAACCCCTATCCGTATATACTTTTTGTTTATGTAGCGGTTTTGGATAATGAATACCATAGCCAATTTGGTTATCTTGTAAAGCTTGAATTACTTTATCACGATCGATTAATACTTTAACTGTATACTGATGGTAAACGTGTTTATAATGTTCAGGAGTATACGGTGTAACTAGCCAATCAATATCTTTTAACCCTTCATTTAATGCCATTGCATTTTTAATTCTAGCATTATTAAACTCATCAAGTCTCTCGAGTTGACCTAACCCAATAGCAGCACTAATATTTGTCATTCTGTAATTATAACCCAATATTGTATGGTTGTATCTTTCAGGAGAGCCATGGTTAATTAAAAGTTTAGTATTTTTATAGATTTCTTCATTGTTTGTTACAACCATTCCTCCCTCACTTGTTGTCATATTCTTTGTTGGATAAAAACTAAAAGTTGCTACATCTCCAATAGTCCCTACTTTTTTACCATTTATTTCAGCACCATGAGCTTGTGCACAATCTTCAATTACTTTTAGGTCATATCGATTGGCGATTTCCATAATTGCATCCATATCAACGGGTAGACCATATAAATGAACAACTAAGATTGCACGTATTTTAGGATTTTCTTTAACAGCATTCTCTACCTTATTCGGGTCAATATTAAATGTTTTTTCATCAATGTCTACAAAGACTGGGTTTAGTCCACTATATAAAATAGAATTGCTACTTGCTATAAATGTAAAGGGAGTAGTAACAATTTCCGAGTCCTTTGGAAGATTTAAAGCTTCAATTGCAGCGTGTAACGCCGTTGTACCAGATGAAGTTGCAACAGCATACTTAACTTTCAAATAGTCGGCAAATTTTTCTTCAAATTGTTCTACGTATTTTCCTGATGCTATTACTCCACTATCTAGTACTTCCATTACTAGTTTTTTTTCTAGATCAGATATTAGGGGTTTAGCTAT
Encoded proteins:
- a CDS encoding Wzz/FepE/Etk N-terminal domain-containing protein, translated to MASSKIDQISLRDMIETLLRNKKFILSSILIFVILAAAYSFLFTKPIVNVTTEATVKQVEGAESNFTIEPLLNAVIVPTYNSSANIQFPDVVTRPDSKYPVVKIDTLLTEYTNELTNNTKLVEEVRKISPRFKQVTGSSLKSMIAFDMVPDSDILTIKVTASTKEEAVKFAEIVNQDFQSFVEKQNFEMIHNKLSSIKHQLEFNIGLLETKIDRLQKEMATVDKTIAYQSSKVEPNPAYIMYVQNLSSNKIALNNAKSQYEEIQKVEKRLPQIAKETGLTVSMEQPVIETSSSLLKILVKNVVLAGMVGFVIAGFVAFLREYWKRTM
- a CDS encoding O-antigen ligase family protein; the protein is MEKILQLKVWSISKILLFFILGAAVLGPAFFNVNIGPISLSLFRITLYALWVIFVLLLLKNDGEISITNLKVRLLVWFLIFWFVYSIISLLWADSTIDAVKHINHLFVGFSLIIFVVFFFIEKRDYIHFYRLWIFILTVLILVGLWNVLTGQQLSVSTLAGLTNEQRFTPTAIFHNQNDFATYLALSLPFTLTLIRYGRNLLVSLFGIILSLLNLSLVFLTYSRSNYLAIAMGVAFWFFFFMKRREKLFLIVLTLSGTMVLYFLFPEPFHSALDTLKVQIDSLFVHDQGKESVNVRTNLIKNSLLFLYDHYGFGVGAGNAEYHMAHFRVYDTAKIVNVHNWWFELLVNYGILIFSGYVLFYLSLIILLKKQYHTLTDRNEKMIAESLIIGLVIFFLASTSSSTIIAFGPQWLFFAFTVGYLNYLYLKQERNALAE
- a CDS encoding glycosyltransferase family 4 protein, whose protein sequence is MKILVISHMYPSNFNMTSGIFVHEQVKTLVRQGHEVKVISPIPWAPFPFNQLSKKWNQYSKIPRKSQIDGIEVFYTRYLNLPHSYLFEYYGDFFYLGMKNVIAKLYQTFPFELIHAHVALPDGVAAIKLKEKFHVPFVVTIHGQDLQHTIYRNKKCKAKITETFQKADKIILVSSKLKRIADQEIGYSSKSVVIHNGMNLEKISSTHSKKIPSNERMILSVSNLYPSKGIDLNLYAVSKLKNKYPNLKYYIVGDGPERDRLRKLAEDLQIKEHVKFLGRLPHEKALEYMQACEIFSLPSWKEGFGIAYIEAMAFGKPVIGVVGEGIEDVIQQGVTGVLVKPKDVESLVKALDDLLSDPTKGEEMGQNARKMVYDQLTWKENVQQTIDLYKAVLHHGEN
- a CDS encoding glycosyltransferase family 4 protein, producing the protein MAKTRICHLSSVHHYLDTRIFMKECRSLASADYETHFVVPEADEKIINGVHLHHVQKSKGGRLARMTKTVWNVYQKARSLDAKLYHFHDPELIPIGLLLKLQGKKVIYDVHEDVPRQILSKYWIKKPLRKLISWVFEKFENFSAKRFDAVVTATPYINERFKKLGCNTVNVSNYPILEEFLDNAIDWSTKENAVCYVGGITGVRGLFEMVDAMTQTNSRLYLAGKFFTEDEHQRAKKMDGWKNVIELGQIDRKEVAQTLAKSKAGLVVLHPIENFIDSLPIKMFEYMAAGIPVIASNFPLWEEIVLKHHCGICVNPMNPNEIANAINWLLEHPEEAEGMGRKGRDAAIHEYNWNSERDKLIRVYEEILNRLLIAK
- a CDS encoding ATP-binding protein — its product is MPYSQKGSEQLLLFFSQRYERGSMIITSNREFSLWTQVFGDEQMTAALIDRLTHRAYIFPMNGNSYRFKQSLQEEH
- a CDS encoding oligosaccharide repeat unit polymerase; the protein is MNLLNDIKYNIFFLVLIILVSIALTQYSTELLLLFMLFSFLFILLRIKKMDLLVNPIVLFFWFALLYIFIPFSRLPDITYDVISKFNINILYFKPNVITLFIYISSLILLVLSFIIGSRFNFKNLPDYHKFTNKISKLIIIVYLISVLAVFIQLFILHDIPLINVSSRWFLSPKLVYLASLQIILIPILNVVYPRKKKIILVLLLFSLILLSLLGARNLPIKLLIAFFITETYINKKNIFKISIFFTIGVLVIAFTVGILTKSGIYGMKTSALLGLGLFYTDSIGPLYNLQEIIEKSGPLGYFHGKLLFDTLFGIIPGTNFEYANYQIGSFLNGRQMVYVGGKLINRSVSLAPTFIGASYADFGFIGAYLNVFFYGTLLGILHNLAKKNIFAIPLLATIFSYLLVGINVGWYDPTLFIYIIATLIILSLLFLKVKCFPYK
- a CDS encoding LCP family protein encodes the protein MRNRKKKKKNSKWIKWSLLTIIVLLLGTIGYTYFRINNAMNKIYNPINRVHSEVDTAIKPDYVKTFLVLGLDKRPNTNDKGRTDVIMLIVMNDKTKKITMVSIPRDTYVEIAGKNRKSKINSAYGFGVGTTIATVENFTGIPIDHYVLFNFNGFVKAVDETGGLRLNVDQPTAEKINNQFPEVHLPYGDNQLLNGTQALYFSRFRHDNKGDFGRNDRQQEVLKAFLDQSKNIRSPLKINSLLDVLGDDVRTDMDKSTIYSIAFDLNSYSSKNVEQLKYKATTGSIDGISYVFISEEEKARISEILKNKMSEN
- a CDS encoding sugar transferase; protein product: MSKVSYETRATTVSQINTNYSFYIYVKRTFDIIVSLLLILLFLPIFLIVAVLIRLESKGPVFFLQERVGQFGNTFKIIKFRSMLVNAEEILPTLKEFQERKEVYVKMKNDPRVTKIGSIIRKLSLDELPQLINVLKGDMSLVGPRPLIQSEIEHCTKEQLVRLNVKPGITGLAQISGRTDVTFDQLLTHDINYVKNQSLKLDLIILLKTIPYVILGKGAY
- a CDS encoding DUF354 domain-containing protein, with amino-acid sequence MSKNIWIDLTNSPHVLFFKGIIKALIDQGHNVTVTARDYAQTLPLLDEYQIDYIHLGNHMGKNKFKKVLGLFKRTLQLYRFSKGKSFDLALSMGSNDLAFVAFLRGIPHVTSFDYEYVFAHNINFRLATKILKPSVIPFERIKKYGAKKEKIIDFNGLKEDFYIHEYNYQEGYLVKKLGLDPSKVVITYRPPATQAHYQQNNYDISIKLLKYLSSNENCYIIVVPRTKDQIEFFNSLKLPNVIIPNEVLDGYNLINCSDIVISAGGTMNREAAALQIPVFTIYKGGIMGAVDQYLINSGKMIELKSEEDFGKIKFVKRKKDFKKDKKNQLDYIQILKQYELI